The sequence ACAAGCTCTAGGGGGGTGATGAGTTTTAGCCCGTCTTTATCGCTAGCACTAAGCACCATGCCCTCGCTCACTAACCCTAGCATGGGGCGGGGGGGCAGATTAAGAAGGGCGCAAACTTGCTTGCCCTCTAGGCTTTCGGGGCTGTAGTATTTGGCAATGCCCGATAAAATTTGACGCACCCGTCCGCCAAAGTCTATTTGTAGGCACAAGAGTTTATCGCTCTTAGGCACTTTTTCAGCCTTGACAATGGTGCCGACTTGTAGGTCTAGCTTGCTAAAGTCCTCAAATTTAATGTAGGCATTTTGGGCTTCTTTGGGGGTTTCTTTGGTTGTGGCTTGCACCTCTTCAAGCTTAGGATAAAGCGCTTCTATGGGGGCTAGCTTTAAGGCGGGGAGTAAAAAGTCTTTTTGCATATACGCTTGAAAACTCTTAGGCTCTAGACTGATGTGTAGCCACTTGGCGAGCTTACTGGCACTTTCGGGCAACACGGGGTAGAGATAAAACACGCGTTCTTTGGCGATTGTGGCGTTGCACGCCTCAAAAACACGCCACAACTCCTCTAAATAGCGGTGTAGTTGCAACTCTTGCAAATACCCCTTTAAACTCTCTAATTGCGCCTGCCACTGGGTGTAAAGGGGGGCGTAAAACTCAAGGGTGTGGGTGCTCTTAAGCTCCCCACTAAAGGGTTTAAGTAGTCCTGCCAGCCTTTGGATTAAATTACCTAAAGTGTTGCTTAAATCGGCGTTGAAACGGCGAATTAGGGCTTGGACACTAAAATCCCCGTCTTGTCCTAATGGGGCTTCTCTTAAAAGAAAATAACGCAAAGCCTCAGCTCCATAGCTTTGGGCTAAGTCTTTGGCGTTGAGCACATTGCCGATGCTCTTACTCATTTTCACCCCCTCAATGAGCCACCAACCATGCACACAGAGTTGCTGAAAAATAGGCAAATCTAGGCTCATTAAAAAGGCGACCCAATAAATGGCGTGGAAACGCAAAATGTCCTTGCCGACAATGTGTAGGGCGTGGTTGACATAGTCTATGTTGGCATTGTCTGTGCCATAGCCTAGAGAACTCACATAGCTTAAAAGTGCGTCTAGCCACACATACACGACATGCCTAGGCTCGTTTAAGTGCCTGGGTAAGGGCACGCCCCACTCAAAACTCGTGCGGGTGATGGACAAATCGTGCAAGCCCTGCTTAATGAAACTCACCACTTCATTACGGCGAAACAGGGGCAAAATGGCGTGTGGGTGCTTGTTATAAAAGTCCAAAAGCCTCTCTTGGTAGGCGCTCAATCTAAAAAAATAGCTCTCCTCGGCGACCTTGCTCGTGGGGCGGTTGCAATCTGGGCAAGTGGTGCTGTTTGTGGTAAAACTCTCACAGCTCACGCAATAATTGCCCTCATAAGTGCCTTTATAAATGTCGCCCTTTGCTAGCATTGTGTCAAGGGCTTGTTGCACGGCTTGCTCGTGTGTGCTATCTGTGGTGCGGACAAAGTGGTTGTAATCGATTTTAAAATAATCCCACTCTGTCCTAAATTTTTGGCTAATTTTAGACGCATACTCCAAGGGGCTTAAATGGTGCTTGCTGGCACTTAGAGCGATCTTTTGCCCATGCTCGTCTGTGCCGGTGAGTAAAAACACTTCTTTGCCTTGCAGGCTGTGGTATTTTTTGAGCATGTCGGCAATGAAAGTCGTGTAGGCATGCCCTAAGTGCGGGCTGTCATTGACATAGTAAATGGGGGTTGTAACTAACATCTTTTGCATGGCAAACCTTTGACTAAAAAAGGCTTATCATAGCACAAAAGCATAAACTAGGCACGGCTACAAGTCTTTTAAAATGCGGATTTCAAAGGTTTTTTCTGCTGTGTCTAAGAGCGTGATTTTGCCCCCATGTGCTTGCACGACTTGCAAGGACAAAGCCAGCCCTAGCCCATTGCCCTTTAATTTCGTAGTCTCAAAAGGCTCAAAGAGCAAATCTTTATCTAAAACTTCCTTGCCATCGTCTTTAATGTGAAACACCACCCACTCATTTTCTTCAAAGGCAATCACTTCGATATGCCCCTCCTCGCAAGCCCCCTCTTCAATCGCATCGATGGCGTTGTATAGAAAGTTTTGCAGGGCAATAGAGAGCAAGCTTAAGTCATAAGATGCGCTGATAGGCGCAATGGCGGTCTTTAGGCTAATGTCCTTGGTGTAGCTGTATTGATTTAGGGCTTCTTTGATTTCGTCCTCTAAAAGCCCCAAACTTTGGGGGACTTTATTAGCATGCACGCCTTTAGAGAACAATAAAGTCGCCTTAATGATCCTCTCCACGCGCCACAGCGCGCGTTGCAACTCAAAGACAATGGGCTTAGTCTTGTCCTCCACTTTTTTTAAGAGCACTGAAGTTAAAAGCGAAATTGAGCCTACAGGGTTTCTAATCTCGTGGGCTAAATGGGCGGAGATTTTACCCATAGACACTAACCGCTCTTGGCGTTTTTGTTTGGTAATGTCCGTGGCGGTGATGATTTCCTTGCCTTGGATTTTGTTGTTTTGAAAGAGATAGTTTTTACCCTCATGCTCGATCTCGGTGTTAAAACCTAGAGCCTTTGCCTTTTCAAAAACTTCTTGGCTCTCAATCGCCTTGCTGTTCTTGTAAAAAAGCTTTTGTTCTCGTTGATCACCCAAATAGCTTGGGGCAAAATCTCGATCACCCACTCGTATAAAGCTTTGTAGTCTTTAAACTCTTTTTCAACTTTATAGCTTTGCAAAATAAATTCATTGAGTAGTCGCAACAGCTCCTGTCTATCTTGCCCCCCGATATTGTCTAGGATATTTTGATCCACTAGGCTATCCCTTTTTCTGCGCCTCTTGCTCTTTTAAGAAGTTAAACAGCAATTCGCTATAACCAAAATGCCCGCTGAGCTGGTTAGAGAGCGAATCTTTATACATAGATTGGTAAATCTCACTGCCCGCCTGCTTAGGATAAAGCGGGTTATCTAGTTTTAACGCCGTGTCTAGCATGAACTTTAAAAGCAAGGATTCAAAGGCATCGGTTTGGGTTTTGAGTTGTTGATCCTCTAGCTTGCCTCCTTTGGCGTGTTTGAGCTTGTTTGCGTCTAGTTTATTGGCTAGGTATTGGTTGTAAATGTCTAAATTGTTCTTAATCATATGACCTCCATTTCTGCGCTGATCGCGCCGCTTTTTTTCATGGCTTCTAAAATCGACACAATGCTTTTAGAACTCACCCCGATTTTTTGCAAGGCTTTCACCACGCTAGCGATCGTGGCTTTGGGGGTGCTTAAAATGTTCTCTTTAGTGTCTAGGGCGGTGTTAGGTCCTAGCTTTGTAATGTCCTTTTTGGCTTTGCCCTTTTTGGGCTCTAGGGGTTCTTTGGTGATTTTAATCGTAATGTCTCCACTCGTTACGACCACCGGATGCACCACAATATCCACACCTGCCACCACGGTGCCCGACTTCTCGTCAATGATGATTTTATTTTGGTTGCTGTAACTGATATTGATTTCTTGGATGAGGGCCAGAAACTCCACCATAGTGAGCTTTGCGGGCTTTCTTAATTTAATGGTTTTGGGGTCAATGGCTAGGGCTACGGGTTCTTTAAAGGCTTCGTTTAGGGCTTCTTGGATTTTCACGGCGTTTTTAAAATCGGGGCGTTTTAAGCTTAAAGTCATGCCATTTTTGTGCGCCAAATCGTAGGCGACTTCGCGTTCAATGGTCGCACCATTGACGATCGTGCCTGAGAGCAAGTTTTTAGAATTGCCTAAACTCACGCTCCCTTGTGCAATGGCGTAGATATTGCCATCGATTGCCGTTAAGGGGGTCATCACCAACACGCCATGGTCTATGGACTTTGCATCCCCTATGGAGGAGATTTGCACATCGATTTTATCGCCTTGTCTGGCAAAAGAAGGCAGTGTGGCGGTGATCATCACAGCGGCGACATTTTTAGACTTAATATCATCAGGGGAAACCTTGACATTCACGCTCTCTAGCATATTGGCGATGGATTGCATAGTGAATTTCGAGCCCGACTTATCCCCCGTGCCATTGAGCCCTATCACCAAGCCATAACCGATCAACTGATTATCCCGCACGCCCACGATATTGGCGACATCTTCAATCTTTTCAGCGTGCAAGCCCGTGGATAACACCCCACACAAGCACAAAGCCCAAGCGCATTTTTTAAGCATAGCCCAACCCAATTGTCCTAATCTCACAGAGCCCTTAAGCACTCTCAATTCACTTGCATCTCTATCTCAAAAGAACGATCCATTATAGAGTAATTTGTTAAAATAAAAGCTTAGAGAATTCTTAAAAATATTCCTTGCAAGAATATTGATTCCCCTTTAAAGTGCATGTAAATCTCTATCTGTAGCTAAAATGGTGCTTGGAGTAATTAAACAAGGCACGCCTTTTTATGCCCTAAGTCTCAATTATAACTTAAAGACATGCCGTGATTGCATTTCACTAGAGACAGCTCTCCATGTTCTCTTTTGATAGAGTTTCTCTTCTTGTCTCTCATAAATCTCATAGGGGTTTTCTTATCGTTTAAGTATGAACGAGGATATTAAAACTTTTAAAATACCTTAGATAAAAGTGAACTTTAGCTAGTAAGGTTAGTCTTTAGTTTTTTCAAAATAATATAATTTATAAAATAACCCCTTTGTCCTTCTGCCGTTTATTTTCTATTGATTAAAAACCACTCCCCCAAGACTCCTTGCTTTGTTTAAAGGAGAGCATGTAAATTTTACTGCTCCAAGTCACCACAATACAGTGCCGCACCGTATATACTTTAATAGACCGATTGAACTGTTCTAAGGAAAGACTTGTAATACTATATATTGAATTAATATGCTCTTGATATACTCTTAATTCAAGTAGTTACACATTTACTGTCTAAATGTTATAGGTCTTAATCTCTCTGGCAGATCATGCTTACAAGGACAGTATTGTTGGACAGAACGCTAGTTTGGAGTTCAATAATCTGACTCACCAAATGGCTTAAACAAAGATTTATTTAAAA is a genomic window of Helicobacter sp. NHP19-012 containing:
- a CDS encoding flagellar basal body P-ring protein FlgI, producing MLKKCAWALCLCGVLSTGLHAEKIEDVANIVGVRDNQLIGYGLVIGLNGTGDKSGSKFTMQSIANMLESVNVKVSPDDIKSKNVAAVMITATLPSFARQGDKIDVQISSIGDAKSIDHGVLVMTPLTAIDGNIYAIAQGSVSLGNSKNLLSGTIVNGATIEREVAYDLAHKNGMTLSLKRPDFKNAVKIQEALNEAFKEPVALAIDPKTIKLRKPAKLTMVEFLALIQEINISYSNQNKIIIDEKSGTVVAGVDIVVHPVVVTSGDITIKITKEPLEPKKGKAKKDITKLGPNTALDTKENILSTPKATIASVVKALQKIGVSSKSIVSILEAMKKSGAISAEMEVI
- the metG gene encoding methionine--tRNA ligase subunit beta; its protein translation is MQKMLVTTPIYYVNDSPHLGHAYTTFIADMLKKYHSLQGKEVFLLTGTDEHGQKIALSASKHHLSPLEYASKISQKFRTEWDYFKIDYNHFVRTTDSTHEQAVQQALDTMLAKGDIYKGTYEGNYCVSCESFTTNSTTCPDCNRPTSKVAEESYFFRLSAYQERLLDFYNKHPHAILPLFRRNEVVSFIKQGLHDLSITRTSFEWGVPLPRHLNEPRHVVYVWLDALLSYVSSLGYGTDNANIDYVNHALHIVGKDILRFHAIYWVAFLMSLDLPIFQQLCVHGWWLIEGVKMSKSIGNVLNAKDLAQSYGAEALRYFLLREAPLGQDGDFSVQALIRRFNADLSNTLGNLIQRLAGLLKPFSGELKSTHTLEFYAPLYTQWQAQLESLKGYLQELQLHRYLEELWRVFEACNATIAKERVFYLYPVLPESASKLAKWLHISLEPKSFQAYMQKDFLLPALKLAPIEALYPKLEEVQATTKETPKEAQNAYIKFEDFSKLDLQVGTIVKAEKVPKSDKLLCLQIDFGGRVRQILSGIAKYYSPESLEGKQVCALLNLPPRPMLGLVSEGMVLSASDKDGLKLITPLELVSNGAKIG